A stretch of the Mycobacteroides immunogenum genome encodes the following:
- a CDS encoding acyl-CoA dehydrogenase family protein yields MTSSTAVQPDAVQRARELAPAIGARALEAERLRRMPDETIAELSRSGLFSLMAPRRYGGDEASLETLVSAVIEVGKVCGSTAWILCIYGIHNWLAGLFPEKLQDEMFGSVPAGSPLLFPGSWSPSGIATPVEGGYKITGRWQFGSGVWHSSWASVAAVVQHAEPPKYPDLRTFMVPRAELEIIDTWFTSGLRGTGSMDIAVNDVFVPDHRVQEFGPLARGQSPSADLHGSAIYRIPLFCALSNVAAAPAVGMALGTAELFTEKIKTRVMRYSMQEQSKLATAHRRVGHVAAQAESARALLLDTVRNVEDKLRSGAGLTTEDRVRVRRNCAYVVEVCKQAIGEAVEACGASAQYEDSPLQRHLRDVNTLSTHVVYDTDSAYELFGRVELGLPPGSVAF; encoded by the coding sequence ATGACGAGTTCGACAGCAGTGCAGCCCGACGCCGTTCAGCGCGCACGTGAGCTCGCTCCGGCCATTGGCGCCAGGGCTCTGGAAGCGGAACGCCTGCGGCGGATGCCCGATGAGACCATCGCAGAACTGTCCCGGTCGGGGCTCTTCAGTTTGATGGCGCCGCGACGCTACGGAGGCGACGAGGCAAGCCTGGAGACCCTGGTGAGTGCCGTCATCGAAGTGGGTAAGGTCTGCGGCTCGACCGCATGGATCTTGTGCATCTACGGGATTCATAACTGGCTCGCCGGGCTGTTCCCGGAGAAGCTGCAAGACGAGATGTTCGGGTCGGTGCCGGCCGGTTCCCCCTTGCTGTTTCCGGGCAGCTGGTCACCTTCAGGTATCGCCACCCCGGTCGAGGGTGGCTACAAAATAACGGGGCGTTGGCAATTCGGTAGCGGTGTGTGGCACTCGTCATGGGCGTCCGTCGCCGCAGTGGTGCAGCATGCGGAGCCGCCGAAATACCCTGACCTGCGCACCTTCATGGTGCCGCGGGCCGAGCTGGAGATCATCGACACCTGGTTCACCTCGGGCCTGCGCGGCACCGGCAGCATGGATATCGCCGTCAACGATGTCTTCGTTCCCGACCATCGTGTGCAGGAATTCGGTCCGCTGGCGCGGGGGCAGTCGCCGTCCGCCGATCTGCACGGGTCCGCCATCTACCGGATACCGCTGTTCTGCGCTCTCTCCAATGTCGCGGCCGCACCGGCGGTCGGGATGGCGCTGGGTACCGCCGAGTTGTTCACCGAGAAGATCAAAACCCGGGTGATGCGGTACTCGATGCAGGAACAGTCAAAGCTCGCGACGGCGCACCGTCGCGTGGGACATGTTGCCGCACAAGCAGAATCTGCCCGGGCTCTGTTGCTGGACACAGTGCGGAATGTGGAGGACAAGCTGCGTTCGGGCGCGGGATTGACGACGGAGGATCGGGTGCGGGTGCGCCGCAACTGTGCCTACGTCGTGGAGGTGTGTAAACAGGCCATCGGTGAGGCGGTCGAGGCCTGCGGAGCGTCCGCGCAATACGAGGACTCGCCGCTGCAGCGTCACCTACGTGACGTGAACACTTTGTCCACACACGTTGTGTACGACACAGATTCGGCCTACGAGCTGTTCGGGCGGGTGGAACTCGGGCTGCCGCCGGGATCCGTCGCGTTCTGA
- a CDS encoding MarR family winged helix-turn-helix transcriptional regulator, which produces MLAMSESDEVEPLGYLMFRAGAVMRPRVLAALRPLGLGMPEFMCLRMLNESPGRTSAELARENNVSAQAMNQVLNGLQNVSLVSRPTVPASGRALPAKVTAKGKALLSRVEQAIWAAEDEMFGGLGADDQRELRRILGRLIETAGENE; this is translated from the coding sequence ATGCTTGCGATGAGTGAATCCGATGAGGTCGAGCCGCTCGGTTACCTGATGTTCCGGGCCGGCGCTGTGATGCGCCCGCGAGTGCTCGCCGCGTTGCGGCCACTAGGGCTCGGCATGCCGGAATTCATGTGCCTGCGGATGCTCAATGAGAGCCCCGGGCGGACCAGTGCCGAGCTGGCGCGTGAGAACAATGTTTCGGCGCAGGCGATGAATCAGGTGCTCAACGGGTTGCAGAATGTTTCGCTGGTTTCCCGGCCGACAGTGCCCGCCTCGGGTCGGGCGTTGCCGGCGAAGGTCACCGCCAAGGGCAAGGCGCTGCTCAGCCGGGTGGAACAGGCGATCTGGGCCGCGGAAGACGAGATGTTCGGCGGATTGGGCGCCGACGATCAGCGCGAACTGCGGCGAATATTGGGGCGGCTGATCGAGACCGCGGGCGAAAATGAGTGA
- a CDS encoding DEDDh family exonuclease, with protein MPIWGQMPDHSPKWVVVDLETSGFQPGRARVISVAALALDADGTVTDSVVSLLNPGVDPGPTHVHGLTPEMLEGQPEFSDVVPDLIALLRGRTLVAHNVGFDYSFLAAEAEFAGAELPTEAVMCTVELTRRLNLDTPNLRLETLAAHWGVEQLKAHDAYDDARVLAEVLPKVLERARARGTWLPIRETTRKRWPNGRVTHDELRSLKTVASRQPCHWLNPGPYTAGQPLVQGMRVALSSEVARTHEELIEQLMQAGLAYADTVDEDTSLVICNQENPEQGKGFHARSLGVPLLDDETFMTEVRRVVGGTDIEQFTVPSRAGAQYSLF; from the coding sequence ATGCCGATCTGGGGGCAGATGCCCGACCATAGCCCCAAGTGGGTGGTGGTTGACCTGGAGACTTCCGGTTTTCAGCCAGGTCGGGCGCGTGTCATCAGTGTCGCGGCGCTCGCGCTGGACGCCGATGGGACCGTCACCGACAGTGTGGTGAGCCTGCTCAATCCGGGTGTCGATCCGGGGCCGACGCATGTGCACGGACTCACGCCGGAGATGTTGGAGGGCCAGCCGGAGTTCTCCGATGTCGTACCGGACCTCATCGCGCTGCTGCGGGGACGGACCCTGGTCGCCCACAACGTCGGTTTCGACTACTCGTTCTTGGCGGCCGAGGCCGAATTCGCCGGAGCCGAGCTGCCCACCGAGGCCGTGATGTGCACCGTCGAGCTGACCCGCCGGCTCAACCTCGATACCCCGAACCTGCGTCTGGAAACCCTTGCCGCGCATTGGGGTGTCGAGCAGCTCAAGGCGCACGACGCCTATGACGATGCCCGCGTACTGGCCGAGGTGCTGCCGAAGGTGCTGGAGCGGGCACGGGCGCGCGGCACCTGGCTGCCGATCCGTGAGACTACGCGCAAGCGCTGGCCCAACGGTCGCGTCACTCACGATGAGCTGCGCTCGCTCAAGACGGTGGCGTCACGCCAGCCGTGCCACTGGCTGAATCCCGGTCCGTACACCGCCGGGCAGCCGTTGGTGCAAGGCATGCGTGTGGCATTGAGTTCCGAGGTGGCCCGCACCCACGAGGAACTGATCGAACAGCTCATGCAGGCCGGTCTCGCCTACGCCGACACGGTCGACGAGGACACCTCACTGGTGATCTGCAATCAGGAAAACCCGGAGCAGGGTAAGGGATTTCACGCACGGTCGCTGGGTGTTCCGTTGCTGGATGACGAGACATTCATGACCGAGGTGCGGCGCGTGGTCGGCGGTACGGATATCGAACAATTCACGGTTCCCAGTCGCGCCGGAGCACAGTACTCGCTGTTTTGA
- a CDS encoding Rv3717 family N-acetylmuramoyl-L-alanine amidase, translating into MLPAVTPSASTIFSASAAPGVAGRIVVLDPGHNGANDGSINNQVPDGRGGTKSCQTSGTATDGGYPEHTFTWNTVLLIRQQLTQLGVRTAMTRGDDNKLAACIDKRAEIENGYNPDAVVSIHADGGPAGGHGFHVNYSSPPVNAVQGEPTLRFAKTMRDSLQAAGLTPATYIGTGGLYGRSDLAGLNLAQHPKVLVELGNMKNAQDAAMMTSPEGRSKYAQAVVQGIVAYLSGTAPAAEPAPAPEAAPAGG; encoded by the coding sequence GTGCTGCCCGCCGTCACACCGTCTGCGTCCACCATCTTCAGCGCGAGCGCGGCACCCGGCGTCGCCGGACGCATCGTCGTACTGGATCCCGGACACAACGGTGCCAATGACGGCTCGATCAACAACCAGGTGCCCGACGGCCGCGGCGGCACCAAAAGCTGTCAGACCAGCGGCACCGCCACCGACGGCGGATACCCCGAGCACACCTTCACGTGGAACACCGTGTTGCTCATCCGACAGCAGCTGACCCAGCTGGGTGTGCGCACGGCCATGACCCGCGGTGACGACAACAAGCTCGCGGCGTGCATCGACAAGCGTGCCGAGATCGAGAACGGCTACAACCCCGACGCGGTGGTGAGCATCCACGCTGACGGCGGCCCGGCCGGTGGCCACGGCTTCCACGTCAACTACTCAAGCCCACCGGTGAACGCCGTGCAGGGTGAGCCCACACTGCGTTTCGCCAAGACCATGCGCGACAGCCTGCAGGCCGCCGGCCTGACGCCGGCGACGTACATCGGTACCGGGGGCCTCTACGGCCGGTCCGATCTGGCGGGCCTCAACCTCGCCCAGCACCCGAAGGTGCTCGTCGAGCTCGGCAACATGAAGAACGCCCAGGACGCCGCGATGATGACCAGCCCCGAAGGCCGGTCCAAGTACGCACAGGCCGTGGTTCAGGGCATCGTCGCGTACCTCAGCGGTACCGCGCCCGCCGCGGAACCGGCCCCGGCACCCGAGGCCGCTCCCGCCGGCGGCTAG
- a CDS encoding phosphotransferase family protein, whose amino-acid sequence MPQDWAALSAWVTRQGHTLDTSVVKQFAGGRANLNYLVTLDGQPAVFRRPPAGPIAEGANDMAREWRVLSRLNDGFTLAPRGLLYCDDMDVLAAPFQLIEYREGLVIGGELPPDLPVDAPARITATLIEAMTSLHRVAPESVGLGELGKPEGLLERQLTGWTRRAHAVWPEGLPGVVTDLTSRLAEQIPEPTAVTLLHMDLKLDNMLVDRDTLSPKAIIDWDMTTRGCPLFDLAILVSYWMGPDDPREVQAVNQMPTTAEGFVKRQDVIDAYFAAAGMTPRPLQWHVACARLRLAVAWMQLFRKWQSGDLVGADYPDFQNIAMSVLDWAATQFTEGEI is encoded by the coding sequence ATGCCGCAGGATTGGGCTGCGCTCTCGGCGTGGGTGACGCGGCAGGGACACACGCTCGATACCTCGGTGGTCAAACAATTCGCCGGCGGCAGGGCGAACCTCAACTATCTGGTCACCCTCGACGGGCAACCGGCGGTGTTTCGCCGCCCGCCCGCGGGTCCGATTGCCGAAGGCGCCAACGACATGGCCCGCGAATGGCGGGTGCTCTCGCGGCTGAACGATGGCTTCACGCTGGCCCCGCGCGGGCTGCTGTACTGCGACGACATGGACGTGCTGGCCGCGCCCTTCCAGCTGATCGAGTACCGGGAAGGGTTGGTGATCGGTGGAGAGCTGCCCCCGGATCTGCCCGTGGACGCCCCGGCGCGTATCACTGCCACCCTCATCGAGGCGATGACCTCGCTGCATCGGGTGGCACCCGAGAGCGTCGGATTGGGTGAGCTCGGTAAACCCGAGGGCCTGCTGGAGCGTCAGCTCACCGGCTGGACGCGCCGGGCGCACGCGGTCTGGCCGGAGGGCCTGCCCGGTGTTGTCACGGACCTGACCTCGCGGCTCGCGGAGCAGATTCCCGAGCCCACGGCGGTCACGCTGCTGCACATGGACCTCAAGCTCGACAACATGCTCGTCGACCGGGACACGTTGTCGCCCAAAGCGATCATCGATTGGGATATGACCACCCGCGGCTGTCCGCTGTTCGACCTCGCGATTCTGGTGTCGTACTGGATGGGGCCGGATGATCCGCGCGAGGTGCAAGCAGTCAATCAGATGCCCACCACGGCAGAAGGTTTCGTCAAACGCCAAGATGTCATCGACGCCTACTTCGCGGCGGCAGGCATGACGCCACGGCCGCTGCAGTGGCACGTGGCCTGTGCGCGGCTTCGTCTTGCCGTCGCGTGGATGCAGCTGTTCCGCAAATGGCAGTCCGGTGACTTGGTGGGTGCGGACTACCCAGACTTCCAGAACATCGCCATGTCCGTTCTTGACTGGGCGGCAACACAATTCACCGAGGGAGAAATATGA
- a CDS encoding type 1 glutamine amidotransferase, translating to MSESTVRVGLVLPDVMGTYGDSGNAVVLRQRLRMRGIDAEIVEITLADPVPDSLDVYTLGGAEDYAQRLATRHLIAHPGLQRAAERGAPVLAICAAIQVLGHWYETSSGERVEGVGLLDVTTSPQDARTIGELAGVPIMEELQDTLTGFENHRGGTVLGPDAAPLSRVSRGAGNRAGDGADGVVQGSVIATYMHGPCLARNPELADLLLARAMNVPELTALDLDEIARLRRERLSAK from the coding sequence ATGAGCGAATCCACCGTTCGCGTGGGTCTAGTCCTGCCCGACGTCATGGGTACCTACGGCGATTCCGGCAACGCCGTCGTGCTGCGGCAGCGGTTGCGGATGCGCGGTATCGACGCCGAGATCGTGGAGATCACCCTGGCCGATCCGGTGCCCGATTCCCTGGACGTGTACACGTTGGGCGGGGCCGAGGACTACGCCCAGCGCCTGGCCACCCGCCACCTCATCGCGCATCCCGGATTGCAGCGCGCCGCCGAGCGTGGGGCGCCGGTGCTGGCCATCTGCGCGGCCATCCAGGTACTCGGGCATTGGTACGAGACCTCATCCGGAGAGCGCGTCGAGGGGGTCGGCCTGCTGGATGTGACCACCAGCCCCCAGGACGCGCGCACCATCGGCGAATTGGCCGGGGTGCCGATCATGGAAGAACTCCAAGACACCCTGACCGGATTTGAGAATCACCGTGGCGGAACGGTTCTGGGGCCGGATGCAGCACCTTTGTCGAGGGTCTCACGCGGCGCGGGAAACCGCGCCGGCGACGGCGCCGACGGCGTGGTGCAGGGCAGTGTGATCGCCACCTACATGCACGGGCCCTGCCTGGCCCGCAACCCCGAACTGGCAGACCTGCTGCTGGCCCGGGCCATGAACGTGCCCGAGCTGACCGCCCTGGACCTGGATGAGATAGCGCGACTGCGCAGGGAACGCTTGTCCGCCAAATGA
- a CDS encoding enoyl-CoA hydratase/isomerase family protein, producing the protein MNTEVPELAGLRCALEDRVLTVLFDHGELNLLDGPLMSSLSRLARWLSGRDDVTVVLFGSANPDFFIAHLNVEILQKDSARTPDSVESFQRLVGRFRALRQATIALIEGRVAGGGSEFLLNLDMRFAVRGRAIFNQVETGLGIVPAGSGPQHLVREMGRARALEVILGHEDFGADLAEQYGWVNRALDPDEGWRFVNRLARRIAVNPLELIAGAKATVDALASDLEPGLAAERTAIVAAFADAHSTRRIEHFLRRGGQTLEGERGLGDLVGDP; encoded by the coding sequence GTGAACACCGAGGTGCCCGAGCTCGCCGGGTTGCGTTGTGCGCTCGAGGATCGCGTGCTGACCGTACTGTTCGACCACGGCGAGCTCAATCTCCTTGACGGGCCGCTCATGTCGAGCCTGTCACGGTTGGCCCGCTGGCTCTCGGGCCGCGACGACGTGACGGTGGTGCTGTTCGGCAGCGCCAACCCGGATTTCTTCATCGCCCACCTGAATGTCGAGATTCTGCAGAAGGATTCGGCACGTACCCCGGATTCGGTCGAATCCTTTCAGCGATTGGTGGGCCGCTTTCGGGCCTTGCGGCAGGCGACGATCGCCCTCATCGAGGGCAGGGTCGCGGGCGGCGGCAGTGAGTTCCTGCTCAACCTGGACATGCGGTTCGCGGTTCGCGGCAGGGCGATTTTCAATCAAGTGGAGACCGGTCTGGGCATCGTGCCCGCCGGATCAGGCCCGCAACACCTGGTGCGGGAGATGGGCCGGGCACGGGCGCTTGAGGTGATTTTGGGTCACGAGGATTTCGGCGCCGACCTGGCGGAGCAATACGGCTGGGTGAACCGTGCCCTGGACCCCGATGAGGGGTGGCGGTTCGTGAATCGGCTCGCCCGCCGTATCGCTGTCAATCCGCTGGAACTGATCGCCGGCGCCAAGGCCACGGTAGATGCGCTGGCCAGCGACCTGGAACCGGGATTGGCCGCCGAGCGCACAGCGATTGTTGCCGCGTTCGCCGACGCCCACAGCACCCGCCGCATCGAGCATTTTCTGCGACGAGGCGGCCAGACGCTGGAGGGGGAACGTGGCCTCGGCGATCTGGTGGGTGACCCCTAG
- a CDS encoding Mur ligase family protein: protein MPNEHLSPRGRVALAAGSAARWASRVSGRGAGSMIGGLVALKLDGSVLAQLGRGRRTILITGTNGKSTTTRMTAAALATVGPVATNTEGSNMDAGLVAALAGTREAEVAVLEVDEMHVPHVADAVDPAVIVLLNLSRDQLDRVGEINNIERTLRKGLSRHRDAVIVANCDDVLMTSAAYDNPNVVWVAAGGGWAGDSVSCPRSGELIMRDGNRWYSTGTDFSRPDPHWWFDDDRIYGPSGISLPMSLTLPGTANRGNATLAVAAAVELGARPGPAVDAVSAVDQVAGRYRSIDLGDHTVRLLLAKNPAGWQEALSMVDTDADGLVIAVNGQVPDGEDLSWLWDVNFEHFACDNEESPVPPVVAAGERGTDLAVRLTYASVTHTLQHDPVQAIKACPPGRVDVIANYTAFLNLNRALAKGGAV from the coding sequence ATGCCCAACGAGCATCTATCGCCGCGCGGCCGGGTCGCACTCGCTGCGGGCTCCGCCGCGCGCTGGGCATCCCGGGTCAGCGGTCGGGGCGCGGGCTCCATGATCGGAGGGCTGGTCGCGCTCAAGCTGGACGGCTCGGTTCTGGCGCAGCTGGGCCGCGGCCGCCGCACAATCCTGATCACCGGCACCAATGGCAAGTCCACCACCACTCGGATGACCGCCGCCGCGCTGGCGACCGTGGGACCGGTGGCCACCAACACCGAGGGCTCCAACATGGACGCCGGTCTGGTCGCCGCGCTGGCCGGCACCCGTGAGGCCGAGGTCGCGGTGCTCGAGGTCGACGAGATGCACGTGCCGCATGTCGCGGACGCGGTCGACCCGGCGGTCATCGTGCTGCTCAATCTCAGCAGGGACCAGCTCGACCGCGTGGGCGAGATCAACAACATCGAACGCACCCTGCGTAAGGGGCTGTCCCGCCACCGGGACGCGGTGATCGTCGCGAACTGCGATGACGTCTTGATGACCTCGGCCGCCTACGACAACCCCAATGTCGTCTGGGTCGCGGCAGGCGGCGGCTGGGCCGGCGACTCGGTGAGCTGCCCGCGCAGCGGAGAACTGATCATGCGCGACGGAAACCGTTGGTACAGCACGGGAACCGACTTCTCCCGGCCCGACCCACACTGGTGGTTCGACGACGACCGCATCTACGGCCCTAGCGGAATCAGCCTGCCCATGTCGCTGACCTTGCCCGGCACCGCGAACCGGGGCAACGCCACCCTGGCAGTGGCCGCCGCCGTCGAGCTGGGCGCGCGTCCGGGCCCCGCCGTCGACGCGGTATCAGCCGTCGATCAGGTCGCAGGCCGCTACCGCAGCATCGACCTGGGCGACCACACTGTTCGGCTGCTGCTGGCCAAAAATCCGGCCGGCTGGCAAGAGGCACTGTCCATGGTGGACACCGACGCCGACGGGCTCGTCATCGCCGTCAACGGGCAGGTGCCCGACGGCGAGGACCTGTCCTGGCTGTGGGACGTCAACTTCGAACACTTCGCCTGCGACAACGAGGAATCCCCCGTGCCTCCCGTCGTCGCGGCAGGAGAGCGCGGCACCGATCTGGCGGTCCGGCTTACCTACGCCAGCGTCACGCACACCCTGCAGCACGATCCGGTACAGGCAATCAAGGCCTGCCCACCCGGCAGGGTCGATGTCATCGCGAACTACACCGCCTTCCTCAATCTCAACCGTGCGCTGGCGAAAGGTGGTGCGGTATGA
- a CDS encoding acyl-CoA dehydrogenase family protein, giving the protein MIDFSIPEELAAKAQRVREFVTETVIPYERDPRLTAHGPTEELRDELVGKARAAGLLTVQAPESYGGWGLSHIGQAVIFEAAGWSTLGPIAMNCAAPDEGNMFLLGKITNEEQSEKFLRPVIEGHQRSAFAMTEPDGAGSDPSQLKTSATFDGQNFVINGRKWLITGARGAKTWIIMANLEANDHLPEGPTLFLCDGETEGIVIERIMNTMDRNYAEGHAVVRFDNLTLPREALLGETGQAFRYAQLRLAPARLTHCMRWLGAAARAQDIAVNYARTRTSFGKTIGEHQGVSFMLADNEIALHQCRLTIWHACWMMDNGAKGRHESSMAKSFVSEELFKVTDRCVQVLGGIGISDETPVEMIFRDMRAFRLYDGPTEVHKYAIGRQVLRTPRA; this is encoded by the coding sequence ATGATCGACTTCAGCATTCCGGAAGAGCTGGCCGCTAAGGCGCAGCGGGTACGCGAGTTCGTCACCGAAACCGTGATTCCCTATGAGCGCGACCCTCGCCTGACCGCACACGGACCCACCGAAGAGCTGCGCGACGAGTTGGTAGGAAAGGCGCGGGCCGCCGGACTACTCACCGTTCAGGCGCCGGAATCCTATGGTGGCTGGGGTCTTTCACACATCGGCCAGGCAGTGATCTTCGAGGCGGCGGGATGGTCGACCCTGGGCCCCATCGCCATGAACTGCGCCGCGCCCGATGAAGGCAATATGTTCCTGCTCGGCAAGATCACCAACGAAGAGCAGTCCGAGAAGTTCCTGCGGCCCGTCATCGAGGGGCACCAGCGTTCGGCGTTCGCGATGACCGAACCTGACGGTGCCGGATCGGACCCGTCGCAGCTCAAGACGTCGGCGACCTTCGACGGCCAGAATTTCGTCATCAACGGCCGTAAGTGGCTCATCACCGGCGCCCGCGGCGCCAAGACATGGATCATCATGGCCAACCTGGAGGCCAACGATCACCTGCCCGAGGGACCCACGTTGTTCCTCTGCGATGGCGAGACCGAAGGGATTGTCATCGAACGCATCATGAACACGATGGACCGCAACTATGCCGAGGGGCACGCTGTGGTGCGGTTCGACAATCTGACGCTGCCGCGGGAGGCGCTGCTCGGGGAGACCGGCCAGGCCTTCCGGTACGCGCAGCTGCGGCTCGCCCCGGCCCGGTTGACGCACTGTATGCGTTGGCTCGGGGCCGCCGCCCGTGCTCAGGACATCGCCGTGAACTACGCGCGCACCCGGACCTCGTTCGGTAAGACCATCGGCGAGCACCAGGGAGTCTCCTTCATGCTTGCCGACAATGAGATCGCGCTGCACCAATGTCGGCTCACCATCTGGCACGCCTGCTGGATGATGGACAACGGCGCCAAGGGGCGGCACGAGAGCTCGATGGCCAAGTCGTTCGTGTCCGAGGAGCTGTTCAAGGTCACCGACCGGTGTGTGCAGGTGCTCGGCGGTATCGGCATCAGTGACGAGACGCCGGTCGAGATGATCTTCCGCGATATGCGTGCCTTCCGTCTGTACGACGGCCCGACCGAGGTGCACAAGTACGCCATCGGGCGTCAGGTGCTGCGCACCCCGCGCGCCTAG
- a CDS encoding SRPBCC family protein, whose amino-acid sequence MGQVSASSSVLIDATPEAVLTAVADYQNVRPKILSSHYRDYQVLEGGQGEGTVASWKLQATESRVRDIKSSVSVAGHTVIEKDANSTLVTSWTVAPAGAGSSVTTKTEWTGGSGIKGFFEKTFAPLGLKKIQAEVLGNLKQVVEKG is encoded by the coding sequence ATGGGTCAGGTCAGTGCGTCCAGCTCGGTGTTGATCGACGCGACGCCAGAGGCAGTGCTCACCGCGGTTGCCGATTACCAGAATGTGCGCCCGAAGATCTTGTCCAGCCACTACCGCGATTACCAGGTGCTTGAGGGTGGCCAGGGTGAGGGCACCGTCGCGTCCTGGAAACTGCAGGCCACCGAGTCGCGTGTGCGCGACATCAAGTCGAGCGTGAGCGTGGCGGGACACACCGTCATCGAGAAGGACGCCAACTCCACCCTGGTGACCAGCTGGACTGTCGCACCCGCCGGAGCCGGTTCCTCTGTCACCACCAAGACCGAGTGGACCGGCGGCAGCGGTATCAAGGGATTCTTCGAGAAGACCTTTGCCCCGTTGGGACTCAAGAAGATTCAGGCTGAGGTGCTGGGCAATCTGAAGCAGGTCGTAGAAAAGGGCTAG
- the recR gene encoding recombination mediator RecR → MFEGPVQDLIDELGKLPGVGPKSAQRIAFHLLGVEAPDIDRLTAALTRVRDGVQFCEVCGNVSDKERCRICADPRRDIALVCVVEEPKDVQAVERTREFRGRYHVLGGALDPLSGVGPDQLRIRELLTRIGTEEDGVSISEVIIATDPNTEGEATATYLVRMLRDFPGLTVTRLASGLPMGGDLEFADELTLGRALSGRRPL, encoded by the coding sequence GTGTTTGAGGGCCCGGTCCAGGACCTCATTGACGAGCTGGGCAAGCTTCCCGGGGTAGGACCCAAAAGCGCGCAGCGCATCGCCTTCCATTTGTTGGGTGTGGAGGCGCCTGATATCGATCGATTGACCGCGGCCCTGACGCGCGTGCGCGACGGGGTCCAGTTCTGCGAGGTGTGCGGGAACGTCTCCGATAAGGAGCGCTGCCGCATATGTGCGGACCCACGCCGCGATATCGCCCTCGTCTGTGTGGTCGAGGAACCCAAGGATGTGCAGGCCGTCGAGCGCACCCGCGAATTCCGCGGCCGCTATCACGTGCTCGGTGGGGCGCTGGATCCTCTCTCGGGCGTCGGGCCGGACCAGCTGCGGATTCGGGAGTTGTTGACCCGCATAGGAACCGAGGAGGACGGAGTCTCCATCTCCGAGGTCATCATCGCCACAGACCCGAACACCGAGGGCGAGGCCACCGCGACCTACCTGGTGCGGATGCTGCGGGACTTCCCCGGGTTGACGGTCACTCGACTTGCTTCCGGCCTGCCGATGGGCGGAGATCTGGAATTCGCCGACGAGCTGACCTTGGGCCGCGCGCTCTCCGGGCGCCGTCCGCTCTAA
- a CDS encoding YbaB/EbfC family nucleoid-associated protein: MQPGGAPDMSALLAQAQQMQQQLMAAQAQIAAAEVTGESGGGLVRITGKGSGEVTNVQIDPKIVDPEDVETLQDLIIGALADLSSKTQELATQRLGPLAGGLGDLGGGLGLPGV; the protein is encoded by the coding sequence ATGCAACCCGGAGGCGCCCCGGATATGTCGGCCCTGCTCGCGCAGGCACAGCAGATGCAACAGCAGCTGATGGCTGCTCAGGCGCAGATCGCGGCGGCCGAGGTCACCGGGGAGTCCGGCGGCGGCTTGGTGCGCATCACCGGTAAGGGCAGCGGTGAGGTGACCAACGTCCAGATCGATCCCAAGATCGTCGATCCGGAGGACGTGGAAACTCTGCAGGATCTGATCATCGGTGCTCTCGCCGATCTGTCGTCGAAGACCCAGGAGCTGGCCACACAGCGGCTGGGCCCACTGGCAGGCGGCCTCGGAGACCTTGGCGGAGGGCTGGGATTGCCCGGTGTTTGA